In Brevundimonas subvibrioides, a genomic segment contains:
- a CDS encoding TIGR01244 family sulfur transferase: MSLTARPLSPNIWVAPQIALEDLPSLAAQGIRRIVSHRPDGEEPGQPSATEMAVAAQAVGMGFTHAPVVGMPAEDAVAVTAGVLQDDAPVLMFCRSGTRSTFAWALAMRALNRSDAQTLRETAAAAGYDISRLPL, translated from the coding sequence ATGTCATTAACCGCTCGACCGCTGTCCCCGAATATCTGGGTCGCGCCCCAGATCGCCCTCGAAGACCTGCCGTCACTCGCAGCCCAGGGCATCCGCCGGATCGTCAGCCACCGACCGGATGGGGAGGAACCCGGTCAACCCTCCGCGACGGAGATGGCAGTGGCGGCCCAGGCTGTCGGTATGGGCTTTACCCACGCCCCCGTTGTGGGAATGCCGGCAGAGGATGCTGTCGCCGTTACAGCCGGTGTTCTGCAGGATGACGCGCCGGTCCTGATGTTCTGTCGCTCCGGCACGCGGTCGACGTTCGCCTGGGCGTTGGCCATGCGGGCGCTGAATCGGTCCGATGCGCAGACGTTGCGCGAAACCGCCGCCGCAGCAGGCTACGACATCAGCCGGTTGCCGCTCTAG
- a CDS encoding TonB-dependent receptor: MKLKTIRQRLLNTSMIGSAALLALTAVPVIALVAPTEALAQSLTGSLRVTVSGDGGAPLSGANVTVSSPDSLVSRTGVTDADGRVRLAGLDPATNYTVNVTAAGYDAFGADNVAVVAGRDLSVGYVLVSGAGPASNVDDIVVTGTSLAAIDVTSAQVSTTLTLGVVEALPTARSYQSYLQLVPGVKPSNGGNPSSRSGVNYAEAGGGIGTSTDNLYYLDGVDVTDPVTGTFGSNFNSEIIQEQQVIVGGVPAEYAGGSGLVSRVITKSGSNEWHGSLNYYFQNSDLVAEDQHITSGGFDTYDSAFTLGGPIIRDRLWIYGSYQKKNRQDDVLDVTASSPTFGQILRSVESDQDYGFAKLTWQATDNDRLTLTYFGDPTTISGQNSSAIINRRDYSREQGGDNYKVDYTRTWGDLILNGYYFKHEAQIVDQAVDQSIRDNVTYRNSFGSNIIQRSLGGRGINLEETRNREEYGSNFEYYLDTGFGSHTFKGGFSFADNTNFQTDSVPGGATYNSLASIYAGTTLASYVGSGWTARAITTQDYSTFLLPALSGNARARSILDTNADGQVSATEAGNLVFGSTAGNPYNNVNVYRTVRAADGPYTLRLEYTSLYLQDTWTLDQLTVNAGVRAERTEHFASDDSKIASFDWTYAPRLSVVYDLNGDGRSKVFGFVGRYYDPIRADMTDFAGALTGPVNNEQIYVSNGAGGEWVTFRTRGPGDAQISPATKTPYTDEFMIGGSTTIGSDIGIAASVTHRVTKDIMEDFDLTLYSDPTCTQATCGVNGAAFPGSAFYLPYSYFGYDANPGTNYVIGTLPGGKREYTGFELTVTKFKTDNWFGQASYTYNKAEGNANSDGNADFVGDWLALDPRAPNVYGPQAGNIPHQFKAYGGYEFDFGLEVSSVFNWNSGALYTPGSAISGRIIPDMQDPFVFNGVTDSYLVEGITGSEQGPSYYTWDLRFKYVADAPYVAGELEFFLDVFNVMNHQTATNVVNNRAGSGQFGYQQPNQWVAPRRAYLGVRYSF; encoded by the coding sequence TTGAAGCTCAAGACAATCCGCCAGCGGCTGCTGAATACCTCGATGATTGGAAGCGCCGCCTTGCTGGCGCTGACCGCCGTTCCGGTGATCGCGCTCGTTGCGCCGACCGAGGCCTTGGCGCAATCGCTGACCGGTTCGCTGCGCGTGACCGTGTCTGGTGACGGCGGCGCGCCGCTTTCGGGCGCGAACGTCACTGTCAGCTCGCCAGACAGCCTCGTGAGCCGTACCGGCGTCACCGATGCGGACGGCCGCGTTCGCCTCGCTGGTCTGGACCCCGCCACCAACTACACTGTGAACGTGACCGCCGCCGGTTATGACGCCTTCGGCGCGGACAACGTCGCCGTCGTGGCTGGTCGCGACCTCAGTGTTGGCTACGTCCTGGTTAGCGGTGCGGGACCCGCCTCCAACGTCGACGATATCGTTGTCACGGGGACTTCTCTGGCCGCCATCGACGTGACCTCCGCGCAGGTCAGCACCACGCTGACGCTGGGCGTCGTGGAAGCACTGCCTACCGCCCGTAGCTATCAAAGCTATCTGCAGCTGGTACCCGGCGTGAAGCCTTCTAACGGCGGCAACCCGTCTTCACGTTCGGGCGTTAACTACGCCGAGGCCGGTGGCGGCATCGGTACGTCTACGGACAACCTCTATTATCTCGACGGCGTCGATGTGACCGACCCGGTCACCGGCACCTTCGGCTCGAACTTCAACTCAGAGATCATCCAGGAACAGCAGGTCATCGTCGGCGGCGTACCTGCAGAATACGCTGGTGGTTCGGGTCTGGTCTCGCGCGTCATAACCAAGTCGGGCAGTAACGAGTGGCACGGTTCGCTGAACTACTATTTCCAGAACAGCGATCTGGTTGCCGAGGATCAACACATAACCTCGGGCGGGTTCGATACCTATGACTCCGCCTTCACGCTGGGCGGTCCGATTATCCGGGATCGCCTGTGGATCTACGGTTCGTACCAGAAGAAGAACCGGCAGGACGACGTCCTGGACGTCACGGCGAGCAGCCCGACCTTCGGTCAGATCCTCCGCAGCGTCGAAAGCGACCAGGACTACGGCTTCGCCAAGCTGACCTGGCAGGCGACCGACAATGACCGTCTGACACTGACCTATTTCGGCGATCCGACCACGATCAGCGGCCAGAACTCGTCGGCGATCATCAACCGTCGCGACTATTCGCGCGAACAGGGCGGCGACAACTACAAGGTTGACTACACCCGCACCTGGGGTGACCTGATCCTGAACGGCTACTACTTCAAGCATGAAGCCCAGATCGTCGACCAGGCCGTGGATCAATCCATCCGCGACAACGTTACCTATCGCAACTCGTTCGGGTCCAACATCATCCAACGCTCGCTCGGCGGTCGCGGAATCAACCTGGAAGAGACCCGCAACCGCGAGGAGTATGGCAGCAACTTCGAGTACTACCTTGACACCGGCTTCGGCTCGCACACGTTCAAGGGCGGCTTCTCGTTCGCAGACAACACGAACTTCCAGACCGACTCGGTTCCGGGCGGCGCGACCTACAACTCGCTGGCTTCGATCTATGCCGGTACGACCTTGGCGTCCTACGTCGGTTCGGGCTGGACGGCGCGCGCGATCACCACGCAGGATTACTCGACCTTCCTGCTGCCGGCGCTCAGCGGCAACGCCCGCGCCCGGTCGATCCTCGACACCAACGCCGACGGTCAGGTCTCGGCCACTGAAGCCGGAAACCTGGTGTTCGGCAGCACCGCGGGCAACCCGTACAACAACGTCAACGTCTATCGGACGGTTCGTGCGGCTGACGGCCCCTATACGCTGCGCCTAGAATACACCTCGCTGTACCTGCAGGATACCTGGACGCTGGATCAGCTGACCGTCAACGCCGGCGTTCGCGCCGAACGGACCGAGCATTTCGCATCCGACGACAGCAAGATCGCCTCGTTCGACTGGACCTACGCGCCGCGCCTGAGCGTCGTGTACGACCTGAACGGTGATGGCCGCAGCAAGGTCTTTGGTTTCGTTGGTCGCTATTATGACCCGATCCGCGCTGACATGACGGACTTCGCGGGGGCTCTGACGGGTCCGGTGAACAACGAGCAGATCTACGTCAGTAATGGCGCGGGCGGCGAGTGGGTCACCTTCCGGACGCGGGGACCGGGCGACGCCCAGATCTCGCCCGCGACCAAGACGCCCTATACGGACGAGTTCATGATCGGTGGGTCGACTACCATCGGGTCCGACATCGGCATCGCGGCTTCCGTTACGCACCGCGTGACCAAGGACATCATGGAAGACTTCGACCTGACGCTGTATTCGGATCCGACCTGCACGCAGGCGACCTGCGGCGTGAACGGTGCGGCCTTCCCAGGATCAGCCTTCTACCTGCCGTATTCCTACTTCGGCTACGACGCGAACCCCGGCACCAACTATGTCATCGGCACTCTGCCGGGTGGCAAGCGCGAATACACCGGCTTCGAGCTGACAGTGACGAAGTTCAAGACCGACAACTGGTTCGGTCAGGCATCCTACACCTATAACAAGGCCGAAGGTAACGCGAACTCGGACGGAAACGCAGACTTCGTCGGCGACTGGCTCGCGCTCGATCCGCGCGCTCCGAACGTCTACGGCCCGCAGGCCGGCAACATTCCGCATCAGTTCAAGGCCTACGGCGGCTACGAGTTCGATTTCGGTTTGGAAGTCTCCAGCGTGTTCAACTGGAACAGCGGCGCACTCTACACGCCAGGTTCGGCCATCTCTGGCCGCATCATTCCGGACATGCAGGATCCGTTCGTGTTCAACGGCGTCACCGACAGCTACCTCGTCGAAGGCATCACCGGCAGCGAGCAAGGCCCCAGCTACTACACTTGGGACCTGCGCTTTAAGTACGTCGCCGATGCGCCCTACGTGGCCGGCGAGCTGGAGTTCTTCCTCGACGTCTTCAACGTCATGAACCACCAGACGGCGACGAATGTCGTCAACAATCGCGCCGGTAGCGGCCAGTTCGGCTACCAGCAGCCCAATCAGTGGGTTGCACCGCGTCGCGCCTACCTGGGCGTTCGCTACTCGTTCTAA
- the metH gene encoding methionine synthase — protein sequence MRPTFINVGERTNVTGSAKFRKLIVEGDYPAALTVARQQVEAGASIIDINMDEGLLDSKQAMITFLNLIAAEPDIARVPVMIDSSKWEVIEAGLKCVQGKPIVNSISMKAGEAEFREQAVKCLRYGAAVVVMAFDEVGQADTAARKIEICTRAYRILVDEVGFPPEDIIFDPNIFAVATGIEEHDNYAVDFIEATRVIKATLPYARVSGGVSNVSFSFRGNEPVRRTIHSVFLYHAIQAGMDMGIVNAGDLPVYDTLDPVLREAVEDVILNRPQRTNVSNTERLVDIAPNYKGDKGVARVVDLTWREAPVGKRIEHALVNGITEFIDADTEEARLSFDRPLHVIEGPLMDGMNVVGDLFGSGKMFLPQVVKSARVMKQAVAWLEPFMEAEKAGKPREQAGRILMATVKGDVHDIGKNIVGVVLQCNNYEVIDLGVMVPADRILDAAIEHKVDIIGLSGLITPSLDEMVFVAREMQRRGFDIPLLIGGATTSRTHTAVKIEPGYTAGSTTYVVDASRAVGVVSGLLSKTERAKNEAATRDEYIRIREQYARGQEVKARATLPQARENRFRPDPADPVPGAPSFIGVRAFDSWDLQDLADHIDWTPFFASWELIGRYPQILEDEIVGQAATDLFADARVMLKRIVEEKWFTARGVVGFWPANAIGDDVAVYADETRSKEIARFHTLRQQIRKSNGKPNLALSDFVAEAGQDYIGAFAVTTGHGELEASKRFKEAGDDYSAIMAAALADRLAEAFAERLHKEVRTRLWGYAPDEATGIDDLIAEQYQGIRPAPGYPAQPDHTEKATLFRLLQAEANAGMALTESFAMTPPASVSGLYFGHPGSHYFGVGKIDRDQVEDYAARKGWDVETAERWLAPILNYEPGAVERVAAA from the coding sequence GGAGGTGATCGAGGCGGGTCTGAAATGCGTTCAGGGCAAGCCGATCGTCAATTCCATCTCGATGAAGGCGGGCGAGGCCGAGTTCCGCGAACAGGCGGTCAAATGCCTGCGCTATGGGGCCGCTGTCGTCGTCATGGCCTTCGACGAGGTGGGGCAGGCCGACACCGCCGCGCGAAAGATCGAGATCTGCACCCGCGCCTATCGCATCCTCGTGGACGAGGTCGGCTTCCCGCCCGAGGACATCATCTTCGACCCCAATATCTTCGCCGTGGCGACGGGGATCGAGGAACACGACAACTATGCCGTCGACTTCATCGAGGCGACGCGGGTCATCAAGGCCACTTTGCCTTATGCGCGGGTCTCGGGCGGGGTCTCGAACGTCTCGTTCAGCTTTCGCGGCAACGAGCCGGTGCGCCGGACGATCCACAGCGTCTTCCTGTACCACGCCATCCAGGCGGGCATGGACATGGGCATCGTCAATGCCGGCGACCTGCCCGTCTATGACACCCTGGACCCGGTCCTGCGGGAGGCCGTCGAGGATGTGATCCTGAACCGGCCGCAGCGGACCAACGTCAGCAACACCGAGCGGCTGGTCGACATCGCCCCCAACTACAAGGGCGACAAGGGGGTGGCCCGGGTCGTCGACCTGACATGGCGCGAGGCCCCGGTCGGCAAGCGGATCGAACACGCCCTGGTCAACGGCATCACCGAGTTCATTGACGCCGACACCGAGGAGGCCCGCCTGTCGTTCGACCGGCCGCTGCACGTCATCGAGGGTCCGTTGATGGACGGGATGAATGTGGTCGGCGACCTGTTCGGCTCGGGCAAGATGTTCCTGCCGCAGGTGGTCAAGTCCGCCCGCGTGATGAAACAGGCCGTGGCCTGGCTGGAACCCTTCATGGAGGCCGAAAAGGCCGGAAAACCGCGCGAGCAGGCCGGCCGCATCCTGATGGCCACGGTCAAGGGCGACGTCCACGACATCGGCAAGAACATCGTCGGCGTGGTCCTGCAGTGTAACAACTACGAGGTCATCGACCTGGGCGTCATGGTTCCGGCCGACCGGATCCTGGACGCCGCCATCGAGCACAAGGTCGACATCATCGGCCTGTCGGGCCTGATCACGCCGAGCCTGGACGAGATGGTCTTCGTCGCCCGCGAAATGCAGCGGCGCGGCTTCGACATCCCCCTGCTGATCGGCGGGGCCACGACAAGTCGGACCCATACGGCCGTGAAGATCGAGCCCGGCTATACCGCCGGATCGACCACCTATGTCGTGGACGCCAGTCGCGCCGTCGGCGTGGTCTCGGGCCTGCTCTCGAAAACCGAACGGGCGAAGAACGAGGCGGCCACGCGCGACGAATACATCCGGATCCGCGAGCAGTATGCCCGCGGCCAGGAGGTCAAGGCGCGCGCCACCCTGCCCCAGGCCCGCGAGAACCGCTTCCGGCCCGACCCGGCCGATCCCGTGCCCGGCGCGCCCTCCTTCATCGGCGTCCGCGCCTTCGACAGCTGGGACCTGCAGGACCTCGCCGATCACATCGACTGGACGCCCTTCTTCGCCAGCTGGGAACTGATCGGCCGCTATCCGCAGATCCTCGAGGACGAGATCGTCGGACAGGCCGCGACGGACCTGTTCGCCGACGCCAGGGTCATGCTGAAGCGGATCGTCGAGGAGAAGTGGTTCACGGCCCGCGGCGTCGTCGGCTTCTGGCCCGCCAATGCCATCGGCGACGACGTGGCCGTCTATGCCGATGAGACCCGCAGCAAGGAGATCGCCCGCTTCCACACCCTGCGCCAGCAGATCCGGAAGTCGAACGGAAAGCCCAATCTGGCCCTTTCGGATTTCGTGGCCGAGGCCGGGCAGGACTATATCGGAGCCTTCGCCGTCACGACCGGCCACGGCGAACTGGAAGCATCGAAGCGGTTCAAGGAGGCGGGCGACGACTATTCCGCCATCATGGCTGCGGCCCTCGCCGACCGTCTGGCCGAGGCCTTCGCCGAACGGCTGCACAAGGAAGTGAGGACCCGGCTGTGGGGCTATGCGCCGGATGAGGCGACCGGCATCGACGACCTGATCGCCGAGCAATACCAGGGCATCCGCCCTGCACCCGGCTATCCCGCCCAGCCCGATCACACGGAGAAAGCCACGCTTTTCCGATTGCTGCAGGCGGAAGCGAATGCGGGCATGGCGCTGACGGAATCCTTCGCCATGACCCCGCCCGCCTCGGTCTCGGGCCTGTATTTCGGCCATCCCGGCAGCCACTATTTCGGCGTCGGCAAGATCGATCGCGATCAGGTCGAGGACTATGCCGCGCGCAAGGGCTGGGATGTCGAGACTGCCGAACGCTGGCTGGCCCCGATCCTCAACTACGAGCCGGGTGCCGTGGAGCGCGTCGCGGCCGCTTAG